One stretch of Sander vitreus isolate 19-12246 chromosome 16, sanVit1, whole genome shotgun sequence DNA includes these proteins:
- the fgfr1b gene encoding fibroblast growth factor receptor 1b has protein sequence MFEDNMSSSRCFQLLLSCILLLLLLQFPSTLSRPATEDADTPDAVKSSEDEEDDESSSEENKLSNELSTSNEKLQTLAPQWVMPEKMEKQLHAVPASRTVKFRCQATGSPAPSLRWYKNGKEFRKDQRIGGFKIRDHMWTLIMESVVPSDKGNYTCVVENEHGSLTHTYLLDVVERSPHRPILQAGLPANQTAVIGHDVKFVCRVFSDPQPHIQWLKHITVNGSREAPDGHPYVLVLKTAGLNTTDKEMEVLTLRNVSVSDAGEYTCLAGNSIGVSHHSAWLTVVDDLPPAPLPSQTYLEIFIYCLGFFIVVILTATAVVCRLCCAPKKSDFSGQLAVQKLAKSLPLRRQVSVESASSLQSGMCLMRQSRLSSAATTILTGVSEYELPFDPAWELPRDRLTLGKPLGEGCFGQVVLAEAVGVDRNKPTRLTKVAVKMLKADATEKDLSDLISEMEMMKMIGKHKNIINLLGACTQDGPLYVVVEYASQGNLREYLRARRPVGLEYWSGSRQVSLGSLETRELVSAAYQVARGMAYLASKKCIHRDLAARNVLVTEDNVMKIADFGLARDVHHIDYYKKTTNGRLPVKWMAPEALFDRIYTHQSDVWSFGVLLWEIFTLGGSPYPGVPVEELFKLLKEGHRMEKPSACTQELYLMMRDCWNAVPSRRPTFLQLVEDLDRTLSLMANQEYLDLAAPLVQYSTVSSPVSDHSGNST, from the exons ATGTTTGAGGACAACATGTCTTCGTCGCGCTGCTTCCAGCTGCTGCTGTCCTGCatcctgctgctcctgctgctccaGTTTCCCTCGACCCTGTCCAGACCGGCCACAGAGGACGCAGACACAC CCGACGCAGTAAAATCCTCCGAAGATGAAGAGGACGATGAGTCATCCTCAGAGGAAAACAAACTGTCCAATGAGCTGTCAACAAGCAACGAGAAGCTCCAAA CGCTGGCGCCTCAGTGGGTGATGCCCGAGAAGATGGAGAAGCAGCTGCACGCCGTTCCCGCCAGCCGGACGGTGAAGTTTCGTTGCCAGGCGACGGGAAGTCCCGCCCCCTCGCTGCGCTGGTACAAGAACGGCAAAGAGTTCAGAAAGGACCAGAGAATCGGAGGcttcaag ATCCGAGACCACATGTGGACTCTGATAATGGAGTCGGTGGTTCCGTCGGACAAAGGGAACTACACCTGCGTGGTGGAGAACGAACACGGGAGcctcacacacacctacctgctGGACGTCGTcg AGCGTTCTCCTCACAGGCCGATCCTGCAGGCCGGTCTGCCGGCCAATCAGACGGCGGTCATCGGCCACGACGTGAAGTTTGTGTGTCGGGTGTTCAGCGACCCGCAGCCGCACATCCAGTGGCTCAAACACATCACGGTTAACGGCAGCAGAGAGGCGCCGGACGGACACCCCTACGTCCTCGTTCTCAAG ACGGCAGGTTTGAACACGACGGATAAAGAGATGGAGGTTCTGACGCTGAGGAACGTGAGTGTGAGCGATGCCGGAGAGTACACGTGCCTGGCGGGGAACTCCATCGGCGTCTCTCATCACTCTGCGTGGCTCACCGTGGTCGACG ACCTCCCCCCCGCCCCGCTGCCCTCCCAGACCTACCTGGAGATCTTCATCTACTGCCTCGGCTTTTTCATCGTCGTCATCCTCACCGCCACAGCTGTCGTCTGCCGGCTCTGCTGCGCGCCGAAGAAGAGCGACTTCAGCGGCCAGCTGGCCGTGCAGAAACTGGCAAAGAGCCTTCCTCTGAGGAGACAG GTGTCCGTGGAGTCGGCGTCCTCCCTGCAGTCCGGGATGTGTCTGATGCGCCAGTCTCGCCTGTCCAGCGCCGCCACCACCATCCTGACCGGCGTGTCGGAGTATGAACTTCCCTTCGATCCCGCCTGGGAGCTTCCCCGTGACCG GCTGACTCTGGGGAAGCCTCTCGGCGAGGGATGTTTCGGGCAGGTGGTTCTGGCCGAGGCTGTCGGCGTCGACAGAAACAAACCCACGCGCCTCACCAAGGTGGCGGTGAAGATGCTGAAAG CGGACGCCACGGAAAAGGACCTGTCCGACTTGATCTCTGAGATGGAAATGATGAAGATGATCGGCAAACACAAGAACATCATCAACCTGCTGGGAGCGTGCACGCAGGACG GCCCTCTGTACGTGGTGGTGGAGTACGCCTCGCAGGGGAACCTGAGGGAGTATCTGCGTGCTCGGCGGCCGGTCGGGCTGGAGTACTGGAGCGGATCCAGGCAGGTGTCCCTGGGCAGTTTGGAGACCAGGGAGCTGGTGTCCGCTGCGTACCAGGTGGCCAGAGGGATGGCGTACCTCGCCTCAAAGAAG TGTATTCACAGAGACCTGGCAGCCAGGAACGTGTTGGTCACTGAAGACAACGTGATGAAGATCGCTGACTTCGGTCTGGCCCGAGACGTCCACCACATCGACTACTACAAGAAGACAACTAAC GGCCGTCTGCCGGTGAAGTGGATGGCACCAGAAGCTTTATTTGACCGCATCTACACGCACCAAAGTGACGT GTGGTCGTTTGGAGTCTTGCTGTGGGAGATTTTTACCCTCGGCGGCTCTCCGTACCCGGGAGTCCCCGTAGAGGAACTCTTCAAGCTGCTGAAGGAGGGACACCGCATGGAGAAACCCTCGGCATGCACTCAGGAGCT ATACCTGATGATGAGAGACTGCTGGAACGCCGTCCCGTCTCGCAGGCCGACGTTTCTGCAGCTAGTTGAAGATTTAGACCGCACGCTTTCTCTCATGGCGAACCAG GAGTACCTGGACCTGGCTGCCCCTCTGGTCCAGTATTCTACCGTCAGCTCCCCCGTCTCGGATCATTCCGGTAACTCCACATAA